From Achromobacter spanius, a single genomic window includes:
- a CDS encoding SDR family oxidoreductase, whose amino-acid sequence MTAGIDTRRVGVLGATSLVGAALLAELKAQAFAPIAYSRRRGSSTDDGVQWRALPDAGGKPESVFGGEHIPVWVSLAPIWILPQYFEALRASGAKRIVALSSTSRFTKTSSSVESEQALARKLIDAETALIEWAEASGIEYVILRPTLIYGGEKDGNISEIARFIRRFGVFPVFGAARGLRQPVKAADIAAASVAAVSAPAAANQAYNLSGGETLHYREMVARVFASMGKRPRILTVPLGVFKLALTVVRRVPRYRHWSVGMAERMNEDLVFPHDAAQRDLGYRPSAFEP is encoded by the coding sequence ATGACGGCCGGCATCGATACGCGCCGTGTCGGCGTGCTGGGTGCGACCAGCCTGGTGGGCGCCGCGCTGCTCGCCGAGCTCAAGGCCCAGGCATTCGCGCCCATCGCGTATTCGCGCCGGCGCGGCTCCTCCACGGACGACGGCGTTCAGTGGCGCGCGCTGCCCGATGCCGGGGGCAAGCCGGAATCGGTCTTTGGCGGCGAACACATTCCTGTCTGGGTGTCCCTGGCACCCATCTGGATCCTGCCGCAGTATTTCGAGGCGCTGCGCGCCAGCGGCGCCAAGCGCATCGTCGCGCTGTCGTCGACCAGCCGGTTCACGAAGACGTCTTCCTCGGTGGAGTCCGAGCAGGCCCTGGCTCGCAAGCTGATCGACGCCGAGACCGCCCTGATCGAATGGGCCGAAGCGTCCGGCATCGAATACGTCATCCTGCGCCCGACCCTGATCTACGGCGGCGAGAAGGACGGCAATATTTCCGAAATCGCCCGGTTCATCCGCCGGTTTGGCGTGTTTCCCGTGTTTGGCGCCGCGCGGGGCTTGCGGCAGCCCGTCAAGGCCGCGGATATCGCCGCGGCCAGCGTTGCGGCCGTCAGTGCGCCTGCGGCGGCCAACCAGGCGTACAACCTGTCGGGCGGCGAAACCCTGCACTACCGCGAGATGGTCGCGCGGGTGTTCGCGTCGATGGGCAAGCGGCCCCGCATCCTGACGGTGCCGCTGGGCGTCTTCAAGCTTGCGCTGACCGTGGTGCGGCGTGTGCCGCGCTACCGGCATTGGTCCGTCGGCATGGCCGAACGCATGAACGAGGACCTGGTGTTTCCGCATGACGCCGCCCAACGGGATCTGGGCTATCGGCCGTCGGCATTCGAACCGTAG
- a CDS encoding MraY family glycosyltransferase, with protein MPTVIFWCILAAALGLAWFVTGALRRYALASRSLLDVPNSRSSHVVTTPRGGGVAFVLSFLLGLPVLVVLGLLPAVTAIALGGAGTAVAVIGFLDDRGHVAVRWRLLIHFGSAAWLMAWFGGLPAGVFGQASAFWAAAASVLGVFALVWLLNLYNFMDGIDGLAASEAICVAVGGSALYVLTGHDGAVVAPLLLAAAVVGFLLWNFPPARIFMGDAGSSFLGIVLGGLALQAAWQQPVLLWAWIILLGVFVVDATWTLLRRLGRGERVYLAHRMHAYQHATRRVGAHKPVLLTVIALNVFWLFPIALCVARGWMSPVAGVPLAYGPLLALAIGCKAGQPENAGQRPQAS; from the coding sequence ATGCCTACAGTGATTTTCTGGTGCATTCTGGCGGCAGCCTTGGGGTTGGCCTGGTTCGTGACCGGCGCGCTGCGCCGGTACGCGCTGGCCAGCCGCAGCCTGCTCGACGTCCCGAACAGCCGCAGTTCGCATGTGGTGACGACCCCGCGCGGCGGCGGCGTGGCGTTCGTGCTGAGCTTTCTGCTCGGCCTGCCGGTGCTCGTCGTGCTCGGACTCCTGCCTGCGGTCACGGCCATTGCGCTGGGCGGGGCGGGCACGGCAGTTGCCGTCATCGGATTTCTGGACGATCGCGGCCATGTTGCCGTGCGGTGGCGTCTGCTGATTCATTTCGGCAGCGCCGCGTGGCTGATGGCGTGGTTTGGCGGTTTGCCGGCCGGCGTGTTCGGCCAGGCGTCCGCGTTCTGGGCGGCAGCCGCCAGCGTGCTGGGCGTTTTCGCATTGGTGTGGCTGCTCAATCTTTACAACTTCATGGATGGCATCGACGGCCTGGCGGCTTCCGAAGCGATCTGTGTGGCCGTGGGCGGCAGCGCGCTCTATGTTCTGACCGGCCATGACGGCGCGGTTGTGGCGCCGTTGCTGCTGGCCGCCGCGGTGGTCGGATTTCTGTTGTGGAATTTCCCGCCGGCGCGCATATTCATGGGCGACGCGGGCAGCAGCTTTTTGGGGATCGTGCTGGGTGGGCTGGCGCTTCAGGCCGCGTGGCAGCAACCCGTCCTGTTGTGGGCATGGATCATCCTGCTGGGCGTGTTTGTGGTGGACGCAACCTGGACGCTGCTGCGACGGCTTGGACGGGGCGAGCGCGTTTATCTCGCCCATCGCATGCACGCCTATCAGCATGCGACGCGCCGGGTGGGCGCGCACAAGCCGGTCCTGCTGACGGTCATTGCGCTGAATGTGTTCTGGCTGTTTCCCATTGCGCTGTGCGTGGCGCGTGGCTGGATGTCGCCGGTGGCAGGCGTGCCGTTGGCGTATGGTCCCCTGCTGGCGCTTGCGATAGGCTGCAAGGCCGGGCAGCCCGAGAACGCCGGGCAGCGTCCGCAGGCGTCTTAA
- the wecB gene encoding non-hydrolyzing UDP-N-acetylglucosamine 2-epimerase, which produces MLKVMTLVGTRPELIKMSRVIAELDAQVNHVLVHSGQNYDYELNQVFFDDLQIRKPDYFLGAAGDTAAKTIGDVIIKSDEIFEQEKPDALLLYGDTNTCLAVIAAKRRKIPVFHMEAGNRCFDQRVPEELNRKVLDHLSDINMVLTEHARRYLIAEGIRPETIIKTGSHMQEVLAYYMDDVQKSDVLVREGLTEDKFFLVSVHREENVDTPENLRDLLDTLRHLADTYEFPIIVSTHPRTRKRLEALGDALDHPLIRFVKPFGLLDYIKLQMGAFCVLSDSGTITEEASLLNLPAITVRNAHERPEGMDEGTLIMSGLKAERVADAVRVVTSQHRRGERVIPVVKDYEGGPVSKQVVRVVLSYTDYVNRTVWSKS; this is translated from the coding sequence ATGCTTAAGGTCATGACGCTGGTTGGCACGCGTCCGGAACTCATCAAGATGAGCCGTGTCATTGCAGAACTGGATGCCCAGGTCAATCACGTGCTGGTGCATTCCGGCCAGAATTACGATTACGAGCTGAACCAGGTTTTCTTCGACGACCTGCAGATTCGCAAGCCCGATTATTTCCTGGGGGCGGCGGGCGACACCGCGGCCAAGACGATCGGCGACGTCATCATCAAGTCCGACGAGATCTTCGAACAGGAAAAGCCGGACGCTCTGCTGCTTTATGGCGACACGAACACCTGCCTGGCGGTGATCGCCGCCAAGCGCCGCAAGATTCCGGTGTTCCACATGGAAGCCGGCAATCGCTGTTTCGATCAGCGCGTGCCCGAAGAGCTGAATCGCAAGGTGCTCGATCACCTGAGCGACATCAACATGGTCCTGACGGAACATGCGCGTCGCTACCTGATCGCCGAAGGCATCCGCCCCGAGACGATCATCAAGACCGGCTCGCACATGCAGGAAGTGCTGGCGTACTACATGGACGACGTCCAGAAGTCGGACGTGCTGGTGCGCGAAGGGCTCACCGAGGACAAGTTTTTCCTGGTCAGCGTGCACCGCGAGGAAAACGTCGACACGCCGGAGAACCTGCGCGATCTGCTCGACACGCTGCGCCACCTTGCCGACACGTATGAATTCCCCATCATCGTGTCGACTCACCCGCGCACCCGCAAACGCCTGGAGGCGTTGGGCGACGCGCTGGATCATCCGTTGATCCGCTTCGTGAAACCCTTTGGCTTGCTCGACTACATCAAGCTGCAGATGGGCGCATTCTGCGTGCTGTCCGATAGCGGCACGATCACGGAGGAGGCCTCGCTGCTGAATCTGCCGGCGATCACCGTGCGCAATGCGCACGAACGTCCCGAGGGCATGGACGAAGGCACGTTGATCATGAGCGGCCTGAAGGCGGAGCGGGTTGCCGACGCGGTTCGCGTGGTCACCAGCCAGCACCGTCGCGGCGAACGCGTGATTCCGGTGGTCAAGGACTACGAAGGCGGCCCGGTGTCCAAGCAGGTCGTGCGCGTGGTGCTGAGCTATACGGACTATGTGAACCGGACCGTGTGGTCGAAGTCCTGA
- a CDS encoding polysaccharide biosynthesis protein: protein MFDNKVLMITGGTGSFGHTVLKRFLSTNVQEIRVFSRDEKKQEDMRIALADDKVKFHIGDVRDYDSIAQAMIGVDYVFHAAALKQVPSCEFYPMEAVKTNVIGTENVLNAAIAAGVHRVVVLSTDKAVYPINAMGISKAMAEKLVVAKSRVAVKSGPVICATRYGNVMASRGSVIPLFISQLKNGEPLTVTDPNMTRFLMSLEDSVDLVLHAFEHAQQGDIFVQKAPASTVADLAVALKELIGGNSPLKVIGTRHGEKLYESLISREEMAKAEDMGRYYRIPADNRDLNYKKYFVEGETEISELDDYTSHNTERLDVEGVKKLLLNLEYIRGQIDA from the coding sequence ATGTTCGACAACAAAGTTCTCATGATTACCGGCGGCACCGGGTCTTTTGGACACACGGTGCTCAAGCGCTTTCTCTCCACGAATGTGCAGGAGATCCGCGTCTTCAGCCGCGACGAAAAGAAGCAAGAGGACATGCGTATTGCCTTGGCCGACGACAAGGTCAAGTTCCACATCGGCGACGTGCGCGACTACGACAGCATCGCGCAGGCGATGATCGGCGTGGACTACGTGTTTCACGCGGCGGCGCTCAAGCAGGTGCCGTCCTGCGAGTTCTACCCGATGGAAGCGGTCAAGACCAACGTGATCGGCACGGAGAACGTCCTGAACGCGGCGATTGCCGCCGGCGTGCACCGCGTCGTCGTGCTGAGCACCGACAAGGCGGTGTATCCCATCAATGCGATGGGCATCTCCAAGGCGATGGCCGAGAAGCTGGTCGTGGCCAAGTCGCGCGTTGCCGTCAAATCCGGCCCGGTGATCTGCGCGACGCGTTACGGCAACGTGATGGCGTCGCGCGGTTCGGTGATCCCGCTGTTCATCAGCCAGTTGAAGAACGGCGAACCGCTGACCGTCACCGATCCCAACATGACGCGCTTCCTGATGTCGCTGGAAGATTCGGTGGATCTGGTGCTGCATGCGTTCGAGCACGCGCAGCAAGGCGACATCTTCGTGCAGAAGGCTCCGGCTTCCACCGTTGCTGACCTGGCGGTCGCGCTCAAGGAACTGATCGGCGGCAATAGCCCGCTCAAGGTGATCGGCACGCGGCACGGCGAAAAGCTGTACGAGTCGCTGATTTCGCGCGAGGAAATGGCCAAGGCCGAGGACATGGGCCGCTATTACCGCATTCCCGCCGATAACCGGGATCTGAACTACAAGAAGTATTTTGTCGAAGGCGAAACCGAGATTTCCGAGTTGGACGATTACACGTCGCACAACACGGAGCGTCTGGATGTCGAAGGTGTGAAGAAGTTGCTGTTGAATCTGGAATACATCCGGGGGCAGATCGATGCTTAA
- a CDS encoding acetyltransferase, which yields MHGRAVAEAAELSGNWQEILFVDDRWPAIQEASGHKVVSNLAGLSGLAANDAQAIAAVGNNALRATWVTAIQDAGLPLATVIHPAASVSPSATIEAGTAILAMAMVGASAYIGRASILNAHSTADHDTHLDSYAHLGTGVQLAGGVKIGAGAWLQAGCCAGYGVVVPPETVYPPGTALSS from the coding sequence ATGCACGGGCGCGCGGTGGCCGAGGCCGCCGAACTCAGCGGAAACTGGCAGGAGATCCTGTTCGTTGACGACCGCTGGCCGGCCATCCAGGAGGCCTCGGGGCACAAGGTCGTGTCCAACCTTGCCGGTTTGAGCGGTCTGGCGGCCAACGATGCGCAAGCGATTGCGGCGGTGGGCAACAATGCGTTGCGCGCCACCTGGGTCACGGCCATCCAGGATGCGGGGCTGCCTCTGGCAACCGTGATCCATCCTGCGGCGTCCGTGAGCCCCAGCGCCACCATCGAAGCGGGTACGGCCATCCTGGCGATGGCGATGGTCGGCGCCAGTGCCTATATTGGAAGGGCGTCGATCCTGAATGCGCACAGCACCGCGGATCACGACACCCATCTGGACAGCTACGCGCACCTGGGTACCGGCGTGCAGTTGGCCGGCGGGGTGAAGATCGGCGCGGGCGCCTGGCTGCAGGCCGGGTGCTGCGCGGGGTATGGCGTGGTCGTTCCCCCCGAAACGGTGTATCCGCCGGGAACCGCGCTGAGCAGTTGA
- a CDS encoding polysaccharide biosynthesis protein, with protein MVFLFDLFAALVAWVGGFLLRFNFEWPIGYGDQMLFGLPLLLVVHAIACRWAGLYRGIWLFASLPDLKRVLKAVAVSAIALLIVANLVPPSYSIPRSLFLLYPLLLLLFMGGGRATWRMWKEHRLYGGLIAQGKPVVLVGAGSRAASLVRELERSPEWQVVALVDDNRKKWGRELGGYPVVGSLDSLPGVLQEFKARHIILAMPSAAAEVKRRVTELAVHSGAQVFVLPEVDDLMSGRVAISQMRPVEIEDLLGRDPVQIDTANVSTMLRGTTVLVTGAGGSIGSELCHQLVRFAPARVVLVESSEYALYVIEQWFSQHWPGVSLVTLAGDVKDADRMDEIFARYRPQVIFHAAAYKHVPLMEVDNAWQAVRNNVGGTLVVAQCAQRHKAERFVLISTDKAVNPTNVMGATKRLAEMVCEAFHAENGVTRFGIVRFGNVLGSTGSVIPKFHQQIQHGGPVTVTHPDITRYFMSIPEAAQLVLQAAAMGEGGEIHVLDMGYPVKIVDLARNMIRLSGYDEDQIRIEFTGLRPGEKLYEELLADCEQTQPTPHTKLRIARSRPVPTDFLRELTAWLESGKTFADEVVRAGLLRWVPEYTPKVHVNGHEDVAAAAARTAESP; from the coding sequence ATGGTGTTTCTATTCGACCTGTTTGCGGCGCTCGTCGCATGGGTGGGTGGTTTTCTGCTGCGGTTCAATTTCGAATGGCCGATCGGCTATGGCGATCAGATGCTGTTCGGCCTGCCGCTGCTGCTTGTCGTTCACGCCATCGCCTGCCGCTGGGCCGGCCTCTATCGCGGCATCTGGTTGTTCGCCAGCCTGCCGGATCTGAAGCGCGTGCTCAAGGCCGTGGCGGTGTCGGCAATCGCGCTGCTGATCGTGGCCAATCTGGTCCCGCCCTCGTATTCGATTCCCCGCTCGCTGTTCCTGCTCTATCCGCTGCTGCTGCTGCTGTTCATGGGCGGTGGCCGGGCCACGTGGCGGATGTGGAAGGAACACCGCCTGTACGGCGGCCTGATCGCCCAGGGCAAGCCGGTCGTGCTGGTGGGCGCCGGCAGCCGCGCGGCCTCGCTGGTGCGCGAGCTGGAGCGCAGTCCGGAATGGCAGGTCGTGGCGCTGGTCGATGACAATCGCAAAAAGTGGGGCCGTGAGCTGGGGGGCTATCCGGTCGTGGGCTCGCTGGACAGCCTGCCGGGCGTGCTGCAGGAGTTCAAGGCGCGGCACATCATCCTGGCGATGCCGAGCGCGGCGGCCGAGGTCAAGCGCCGCGTGACCGAGCTGGCCGTGCATTCGGGCGCGCAGGTCTTCGTGCTGCCTGAAGTGGACGACCTGATGAGCGGCCGCGTCGCCATCAGCCAGATGCGGCCCGTGGAAATCGAGGATCTGCTGGGTCGCGACCCGGTGCAGATCGACACGGCCAATGTGAGTACGATGCTCAGGGGCACCACGGTGCTCGTCACGGGCGCGGGCGGGTCGATCGGCAGCGAACTGTGCCATCAGCTGGTGCGTTTCGCGCCCGCGCGCGTCGTGCTGGTCGAGAGCAGCGAATACGCGCTCTACGTGATCGAGCAGTGGTTTTCGCAACATTGGCCCGGCGTCAGCCTGGTCACGCTGGCGGGCGACGTGAAGGACGCGGACCGCATGGACGAGATCTTTGCGCGCTACCGGCCGCAGGTGATCTTCCACGCCGCGGCGTACAAGCATGTTCCGCTGATGGAAGTCGACAACGCCTGGCAGGCGGTGCGCAACAACGTGGGCGGCACGCTGGTCGTGGCCCAGTGCGCGCAACGGCACAAGGCAGAGCGGTTTGTCTTGATCTCCACCGACAAGGCTGTCAATCCGACCAATGTGATGGGCGCCACCAAGCGACTGGCGGAAATGGTCTGCGAGGCCTTTCATGCCGAGAACGGGGTCACGCGTTTCGGTATCGTTCGCTTCGGCAACGTGCTGGGAAGCACCGGCAGCGTCATTCCCAAGTTCCACCAGCAGATCCAGCATGGCGGGCCCGTGACGGTCACCCACCCGGACATTACCCGCTATTTCATGTCCATTCCCGAGGCCGCGCAGCTGGTGCTGCAGGCGGCCGCGATGGGCGAGGGGGGCGAAATCCACGTGCTGGACATGGGCTATCCGGTCAAGATCGTGGACCTGGCGCGCAACATGATCCGGCTGTCGGGATACGACGAAGATCAGATCAGGATCGAGTTCACCGGATTGCGCCCGGGCGAGAAGCTCTACGAAGAATTGCTTGCCGATTGCGAACAGACGCAGCCGACGCCGCATACGAAATTGCGCATCGCGCGCTCCCGCCCGGTGCCAACGGATTTCCTGCGCGAATTGACCGCGTGGCTGGAAAGCGGAAAGACGTTCGCCGACGAGGTTGTTCGCGCGGGTCTGTTGCGGTGGGTGCCGGAGTACACGCCGAAGGTCCATGTCAATGGGCACGAGGACGTTGCGGCCGCAGCCGCGCGCACGGCGGAGTCGCCATGA
- a CDS encoding dTDP-4-dehydrorhamnose reductase family protein, producing the protein MKILVLGVTGMLGSAVFARFSEDPAFETWGTLRGAAGLRYFDERHRKNLLTGIDVLDNDSLVSVMSRVKPDVVINCIGLIKQLADAKDPLAALPVNAMLPHRLSRLCALASARLIHVSTDCVFDGRKGMYLESDPSDAEDLYGKSKYIGELTSDANAITLRTSIIGHELGSNVALVDWFLSQPGPVKGFTRAVFSGLPTTELARVMKDFVIPHPELHGLYHCAVAPIDKYSLLKLVAQVYGKDIDIIADDQLKIDRSLDATRLLQATGYVPPSWPELIREMHAHRLVP; encoded by the coding sequence ATGAAAATTTTGGTTCTAGGAGTAACGGGCATGCTGGGTAGCGCGGTTTTCGCGCGGTTCAGCGAAGATCCGGCATTCGAGACGTGGGGCACGCTGCGCGGCGCGGCGGGCCTGCGCTACTTCGATGAGCGCCACCGCAAGAATCTGCTGACCGGCATCGACGTGCTGGACAACGATTCCCTCGTGTCGGTGATGAGCCGTGTGAAGCCGGACGTGGTCATCAACTGTATCGGGCTGATCAAGCAGCTGGCAGATGCCAAGGATCCCCTGGCGGCGCTGCCGGTGAACGCCATGCTGCCGCACCGCCTGTCGCGCCTGTGCGCGCTGGCGTCGGCCCGCCTGATCCACGTCAGCACCGACTGCGTGTTCGATGGACGCAAGGGCATGTACCTGGAATCGGATCCCTCCGATGCCGAGGACCTGTACGGCAAGTCGAAGTACATTGGCGAGTTGACGTCCGATGCCAACGCCATCACCCTGCGCACGTCGATCATTGGCCACGAATTGGGCAGCAATGTGGCGCTGGTGGACTGGTTCCTGTCGCAGCCGGGGCCCGTGAAGGGATTTACCCGCGCCGTGTTTTCCGGTCTGCCGACCACCGAGCTGGCGCGGGTGATGAAGGACTTCGTGATTCCCCATCCCGAACTGCACGGCCTGTATCACTGCGCGGTCGCCCCGATCGACAAGTATTCGCTTCTCAAGCTCGTGGCGCAGGTGTACGGCAAGGACATCGACATCATTGCAGATGACCAGTTGAAGATCGACCGATCGCTGGATGCCACCCGCCTCTTGCAGGCGACGGGTTATGTGCCTCCGTCGTGGCCGGAACTGATTCGGGAAATGCACGCGCATCGCCTCGTCCCCTAA